One window from the genome of Pyxicephalus adspersus chromosome 6, UCB_Pads_2.0, whole genome shotgun sequence encodes:
- the ZNF219 gene encoding zinc finger protein 219 yields the protein MDSAPSILTQSLPSKSPPVSHMNPSTPPQSISQQINKSPTSPQPASPPSPPSSLHMSPSSASLSPPSHITNLPFPSQNSPSKSSPLPRISPTAASLPLASPVSPSPVSLCTTTGSLSPQGVNFCPPPVAPSPPPSALSPSESSPPVSRSSSPVSLCPPADSSAPSSPPASPSLTTIPSSPQNLDNCPIFTLPSTSPSPPPSSLSPSQTSPSPSPPPASLPASSSLLGISFADEELDLQRHSNGFSDGSSTKSRQFPCTICGKQFRFISILALHASTHRVRGNLAQGRGGHKTHFETNSQRPLVLGHQHQKEPNSPVISNSATEDVQEAVPLLTIPATHPTLRHPCPFCKGKFRKAAELERHLRILHRPYKCHLCDFAASQEGELIVHVERRHSTPQRPKIVPPIPTPTPTPALPPAEFKCEICSQSFTQSWFLKGHMRKHKDSFDHRCSVCGRCFKESWFLKNHMKVHLGKIKGVGGQEPPVHQPSQSTHTTTSNSPSSSSRLLGYQNFYSGLLLRLPPPGDATCSQMLQATARAMQSGDGEQDGAGASARGQALGASVGEGASPKVMLPQGSSGIVLKTVGFPDKNGWSVNSSQRPRGATGRDCPFCAKSFRSSHHLKVHLRVHTGERPYKCPHCSYAGTQSGSLKYHLQRHHRDSKLSSGVPLRGKSLQQSASQQERLLPAVSSAWGSSCPDLPTPCEDGNTLPLRLHLNEGQGPSAFPRMPGRGGQRRRSPSHQPTNGRPEHEPLDLSQGNPFHRCMYCPFVTSVGELMSLHLQVHHGRRSRRKGGYIRGRPRPVLSPQSQGPNLRDSPEPCESTE from the exons ATGGACTCTGCTCCATCCATTCTCACTCAATCCCTTCCTTCTAAGTCTCCTCCTGTTTCTCATATGAATCCATCAACACCACCACAATCCATTTCTCAACAGATAAACAAATCCCCCACATCCCCTCAACCTGCTTCTCCTCCAAGCCCACCATCATCTCTTCATATGTCACCCTCTTCTGCTTCTCTTTCACCTCCTTCTCATATAACAAATCTCCCTTTCCCCTCTCAAAATTCTCCATCAAAGTCCTCACCTTTACCTCGAATCAGTCCTACAGCAGCCTCCCTCCCTCTCGCTTCTCCAGTTTCCCCTTCCCCTGTCTCACTGTGCACAACTACTGGGAGCCTTTCTCCTCAAGGAGTTAATTTCTGTCCTCCTCCTGTTGCTCCAAGTCCACCTCCAAGTGCTCTTTCTCCATCTGAATCTTCTCCTCCAGTCTCTCGTTCTTCATCTCCAGTTTCTCTATGTCCACCTGCTGATTCTTCTGCTCCTTCCTCACCTCCAGCCTCACCCAGTCTAACAACTATTCCATCCTCTCCACAAAATCTTGACAACTGTCCAATATTCACACTGCCTTCAACCTCACCATCCCCACCTCCATCTTCCCTGTCACCATCTCAAACATCACCTTCTCCTTCCCCTCCACCTGCATCTCTGCCTGCCTCCTCCTCCCTGCTTGGCATTTCTTTTGCGGATGAAGAACTGGATCTTCAGCGTCATTCCAATGGTTTTTCTGATGGTTCAAGCACTAAGTCACGTCAGTTTCCATGTACAATATGTGGCAAGCAGTTCCGTTTTATCAGCATTCTAGCACTTCATGCAAGCACCCACAGGGTCCGTGGAAACCTTGCACAGGGTCGTGGGGGGCACAAGACTCATTTTGAGACAAACTCCCAAAGGCCACTGGTGCTTGGCCATCAGCATCAGAAAGAACCAAATTCACCAGTAATATCAAATTCAGCTACAGAAGATGTTCAGGAGGCAGTACCTTTATTGACTATTCCAGCTACACATCCCACACTTCGCCACCCTTGCCCATTTTGCAAAGGTAAATTTCGAAAAGCTGCTGAACTGGAACGCCACCTTAGAATTCTGCACAGGCCTTATAAATGTCACCTTTGTGACTTTGCAGCTTCTCAAGAAGGGGAGCTAATAGTTCATGTTGAGAGGAGACATTCAACTCCTCAGCGACCCAAGATTGTTCCTCCTATTCCAACACCAACTCCAACTCCTGCTTTGCCTCCTGCTGAGTTTAAATGCGAGATTTGTTCCCAGAGCTTCACCCAGTCCTGGTTCCTAAAAGGCCATATGCGTAAACATAAGGACTCCTTTGACCATCGATGCTCGGTTTGTGGACGATGCTTCAAGGAGTCATGGTTCTTAAAAAATCATATGAAGGTCCACCTTGGCAAGATAAAAGGGGTAGGAGGACAAGAACCCCCTGTGCATCAACCTTCCCAGTCCACCCATACCACCACTTCAAATTCCCCATCTTCCTCATCTAGGCTCCTGGGATATCAAAATTTCTATTCTGGCCTCCTACTGAGATTGCCTCCTCCAGGGGATGCCACCTGTTCCCAGATGCTCCAGGCTACAGCAAGAGCAATGCAGAGTGGGGATGGTGAGCAAGACGGAGCAGGAGCATCTGCAAGAGGGCAAGCACTGGGTGCATCAGTTGGAGAGGGAGCCTCACCCAAGGTTATGTTACCACAGGGCTCCTCTGGAATTGTACTGAAAACAGTTGGCTTTCCAG ATAAGAATGGATGGAGTGTCAACTCCTCTCAGAGGCCTCGTGGAGCAACTGGAAGAGACTGTCCCTTCTGTGCCAAATCATTCCGTTCTTCCCATCACCTGAAGGTGCATTTGCGAGTACACACAG GAGAGCGACCATATAAATGCCCCCACTGCTCTTATGCTGGCACTCAATCTGGATCTTTAAAATATCACCTACAACGACATCATCGGGACTCGAAACTTTCTTCGGGTGTCCCTCTAAGGGGTAAGAGCCTTCAGCAAAGTGCATCCCAGCAAGAGCGGCTGCTTCCTGCTGTGTCTTCAGCCTGGGGAAGTTCTTGCCCAGATTTGCCCACCCCCTGTGAAGATGGAAATACTTTGCCTCTCCGTCTCCACTTGAATGAGGGCCAGGGTCCCAGTGCATTTCCCCGAATGCCTGGGAGAGGTGGCCAAAGGAGAAGGAGTCCCTCACATCAACCAACAAATGGGAGACCAGAGCATGAGCCCTTGGATTTATCACAAGGAAACCCTTTCCATCGCTGCATGTACTGTCCATTCGTCACCTCTGTGGGAGAACTGATGAGTCTTCATCTCCAAGTACACCATGGAAGAAGATCACGTAGAAAGGGAGGCTACATTAGAGGAAGACCAAGACCTGTACTCTCTCCCCAGTCCCAAGGCCCAAATCTAAGAGACAGCCCAGAACCATGTGAAAGTACTGAGTGA